A genomic segment from Streptosporangium roseum DSM 43021 encodes:
- a CDS encoding RNA polymerase sigma factor — translation MIAVPDAASVVDPERFGTVFDAHYEEIRRYIGRRLDLDTAEDLAAETFLIAFRRRSRFDPARGAIRPWLYGIATNLIGRHRRAELRRYRALARTGPPPDDDAHDQRVVDRVAAGVTVGRLSGALAGLSKGERDVVLLVAYGGLTYDEVAEALGVAYGTVASRLSRARAKLHKSLGVEIR, via the coding sequence ATGATCGCTGTCCCTGACGCCGCCTCGGTCGTCGATCCCGAGCGGTTCGGCACCGTCTTCGACGCGCACTACGAGGAGATCCGCCGCTACATCGGACGGCGGCTCGACCTCGACACCGCCGAGGACCTGGCCGCCGAGACCTTCCTGATCGCCTTCCGCCGGCGCAGCCGGTTCGACCCCGCCCGGGGCGCGATCCGGCCCTGGCTGTACGGCATCGCCACCAACCTGATCGGCCGCCACCGCAGGGCCGAGCTGCGCCGCTACCGGGCGCTGGCCAGGACGGGCCCGCCACCCGACGACGACGCCCACGACCAGCGGGTCGTCGACCGCGTCGCGGCGGGGGTGACGGTCGGCCGGCTCTCGGGGGCGCTGGCGGGGCTGTCCAAGGGCGAGCGCGACGTGGTGCTGCTCGTCGCCTACGGCGGGCTGACCTATGACGAGGTCGCCGAGGCGCTCGGGGTCGCCTACGGCACCGTCGCCTCCCGGCTCAGCCGGGCCAGAGCCAAGCTGCACAAGTCGCTGGGAGTGGAGATCCGATGA
- a CDS encoding NAD(P)H-binding protein, producing MTFLVTGATGTVGRLVVAELLEAGQRVRALTRNPAKADLPAGVEVVGGDLGDPGTLGRAFDGVTGVHLINFAGDDYAPLRHGEQIVELLAEAGVKRVTVLGGRVDGPLETALAASELEWTLLNPVEFMSNTLKWWADGVRYQGVIREPFGGRLSATVHERDIAAVAARVLVEGGHGGRTYTLTGPEALRTTEKVERLGVAIGKEIGFEELTEAQAREMWAGFGMGQETIEFLIDALGNTPEVGYTVVPTVEEVTGRPARSFAEWARENAASFR from the coding sequence ATGACTTTCCTCGTCACCGGAGCCACGGGAACCGTCGGCCGCCTCGTCGTCGCCGAGCTGCTCGAAGCCGGTCAGCGGGTGCGCGCGCTCACCCGGAACCCGGCCAAGGCCGACCTGCCCGCGGGCGTCGAGGTGGTCGGCGGCGACCTGGGCGACCCCGGCACCCTGGGCCGGGCGTTCGACGGCGTCACCGGCGTTCACCTGATCAACTTCGCCGGTGACGACTACGCGCCCCTGCGGCACGGCGAGCAGATCGTGGAGCTGCTCGCCGAGGCGGGCGTCAAGCGGGTCACCGTGCTCGGCGGGCGGGTGGACGGTCCGCTGGAGACCGCGCTGGCCGCGAGCGAGCTGGAGTGGACGCTGCTCAACCCGGTGGAGTTCATGTCCAACACGCTCAAGTGGTGGGCCGACGGCGTGCGCTACCAGGGCGTCATCCGCGAGCCGTTCGGCGGGCGGCTCAGCGCGACGGTCCACGAGCGCGACATCGCGGCCGTGGCCGCCAGGGTGCTCGTCGAGGGTGGGCACGGTGGGCGCACCTACACGCTGACCGGCCCCGAGGCGCTGCGCACCACCGAGAAGGTCGAGCGGCTCGGCGTGGCGATCGGCAAGGAGATCGGCTTCGAGGAGCTGACCGAGGCGCAGGCGCGTGAGATGTGGGCCGGGTTCGGTATGGGTCAGGAGACGATCGAGTTCCTGATCGACGCGCTCGGCAACACCCCGGAGGTCGGCTACACCGTGGTGCCGACCGTCGAGGAGGTCACCGGGCGTCCGGCTCGGTCCTTCGCCGAGTGGGCGCGCGAGAACGCCGCGTCGTTCCGCTGA
- a CDS encoding RICIN domain-containing protein produces the protein MRRLTARHRFARITAATAVSALTLLTTGTALGDTGPTREADVDVTVRNEILPGKCLDADPATLEDPATAVRLWEECNEQPQQKWFMTTDGTLHSRILPGKCLTADPGTLNSPATKVQLLECDDEARQKWDMPGDGTVHSRIRPDKCLTADPATLERPATEVHLLECDGEAGQRWSFSG, from the coding sequence ATGCGAAGGCTCACTGCACGTCATCGCTTCGCGCGCATCACCGCCGCCACCGCCGTCTCGGCGCTGACCCTCCTCACCACGGGCACCGCCCTGGGGGACACGGGGCCCACGCGTGAGGCCGACGTCGACGTCACGGTCCGCAACGAGATCCTTCCGGGCAAGTGCCTGGACGCGGACCCGGCCACCCTCGAAGACCCCGCCACGGCGGTCCGGCTGTGGGAGGAGTGCAACGAACAGCCCCAGCAGAAGTGGTTCATGACGACCGACGGCACGCTCCACAGCCGCATCCTTCCGGGCAAGTGCCTGACCGCGGACCCGGGCACCCTCAACAGTCCCGCCACGAAGGTCCAGCTACTGGAGTGTGACGACGAGGCCCGGCAGAAGTGGGACATGCCGGGCGACGGCACGGTCCACAGCCGGATCCGTCCGGACAAGTGCCTGACCGCGGACCCGGCCACCCTCGAACGGCCCGCCACCGAGGTCCATCTGCTGGAGTGCGACGGCGAGGCCGGGCAGAGGTGGTCCTTCAGCGGCTGA
- a CDS encoding epoxide hydrolase family protein: protein MNVMNVDITPFRIEIPQADLDDLRERLRRTRWSGEIGGQGWSRGVPVDYLRQLADYWADGYDWRKQEARLNDLPQFTTEIDGQRLHFAHVRSANPDAVPLLLTHDWPGSFVLFLQAVEPLSRDFHLVLTTLPGIAFSGPLAGPGWNTGKIAGAFVELMGRLGYDRYGVQGSGGGAAVAIEMGRQAPEQVIGVHGNGHITFPSDDPADFADLTEAEQQRLARLQNFRDDKMGFNVISATRPQTLAYGLHDSPVGQLAWITEKFKEWTDDSADLPEDAVDRDILLTNVSLYWFTGTAGSSANLYYEASHDPDAWTPKPRSGVPTGFTVAMSTDVTIRRFAERDSDVVHWSELERGGNFLALEQPAAYAADVKKFFDSL, encoded by the coding sequence ATGAACGTCATGAACGTTGACATCACCCCGTTCCGCATCGAGATCCCGCAAGCCGACCTTGACGATCTGCGGGAGCGGCTGCGCCGTACCCGCTGGAGCGGGGAGATCGGCGGGCAGGGCTGGAGCCGCGGAGTGCCCGTCGACTACCTCAGGCAGCTCGCCGACTACTGGGCTGACGGCTACGACTGGCGCAAGCAGGAGGCCAGGCTGAACGACCTGCCCCAGTTCACCACTGAGATCGACGGGCAGCGCCTGCACTTCGCGCACGTCCGCTCGGCCAACCCCGACGCCGTCCCGTTGCTGCTCACCCATGACTGGCCGGGCTCGTTCGTCCTGTTCCTCCAGGCTGTCGAGCCGCTCTCGCGGGACTTTCACCTGGTCCTGACCACCCTGCCCGGCATCGCCTTCTCCGGGCCGCTGGCTGGGCCGGGCTGGAACACCGGCAAGATCGCGGGCGCGTTCGTCGAGTTGATGGGGCGCCTCGGCTACGACCGCTATGGCGTTCAGGGGTCCGGCGGCGGCGCTGCGGTCGCCATCGAGATGGGCCGCCAGGCACCGGAGCAGGTGATCGGCGTCCACGGCAACGGTCACATCACCTTCCCCTCGGACGACCCGGCCGACTTCGCCGACCTGACCGAGGCCGAGCAGCAGCGCCTGGCCAGGCTGCAGAACTTCCGCGACGACAAGATGGGTTTCAACGTCATCTCCGCCACCAGGCCGCAGACCCTGGCCTACGGCCTGCACGACTCCCCGGTCGGCCAGCTGGCCTGGATCACCGAGAAGTTCAAGGAGTGGACCGACGACTCGGCCGATCTGCCCGAGGACGCGGTCGACCGGGACATCCTGCTGACCAATGTCAGCCTGTACTGGTTCACCGGCACCGCGGGCTCGTCCGCCAACCTGTACTACGAGGCGTCCCACGACCCCGACGCCTGGACGCCCAAGCCACGCAGCGGCGTTCCGACCGGCTTCACGGTGGCCATGAGCACCGACGTGACCATCCGCCGCTTCGCCGAACGCGACAGCGACGTGGTCCACTGGAGCGAACTCGAACGCGGCGGCAACTTCCTCGCCCTCGAACAGCCGGCCGCCTACGCCGCGGATGTCAAGAAGTTCTTCGACAGCCTCTGA
- a CDS encoding AfsR/SARP family transcriptional regulator, with product MTDAQRESPPPGPGFEFGVLGPLRALRGGDPVAIGAAKQRVLLASLLIDANRVVPVETLTARLWGEAPPCGARNALQNYVMRLRRVLGGAGGSDPVLTRPQGYLIGVADEAVDLHRFDALVRRARTAVAAGGAEQASALLREALGLWRGQPLSDVPSELLQREVAPALAERRLGAVELRIQADLALGRHGDVLPELRELTAAHPLRERFWAQRMLALYRSGRRGEALQCYRTVGELLSEELGIDPGAELRELHRRLLDADPALAGSDPSGGGAPIRPGAGDGDARPAGDLPAGMTTFAGRERQLAEAQRLLAQARDRFRRDGEVGDAHTATTMRAMAAALLGAWAHMAAFEHGAHPDDVIGPPLGEHPISGGPPAGNQ from the coding sequence GTGACGGATGCGCAGCGGGAGAGCCCCCCGCCGGGGCCGGGTTTCGAGTTCGGGGTCCTGGGACCGCTCAGGGCGCTGCGCGGCGGCGATCCCGTGGCGATCGGGGCGGCCAAGCAGCGGGTGCTGCTGGCCTCGTTGCTGATCGACGCCAACCGGGTCGTCCCCGTCGAGACGCTGACGGCCCGGCTGTGGGGGGAGGCCCCACCCTGCGGCGCCCGGAACGCCCTGCAGAACTACGTGATGCGGTTACGCCGCGTGCTGGGCGGCGCCGGCGGGAGCGATCCGGTGCTGACCCGTCCGCAGGGCTACCTGATCGGCGTGGCCGACGAGGCGGTCGACCTGCACCGCTTCGACGCCCTGGTGCGCCGCGCCAGGACGGCCGTCGCCGCCGGCGGGGCGGAACAGGCGTCGGCGCTGCTGCGGGAGGCGCTGGGGCTGTGGCGCGGGCAGCCGCTCTCTGATGTGCCGTCGGAGCTGTTGCAGCGGGAGGTCGCGCCGGCGCTGGCCGAGCGCCGGCTGGGCGCCGTCGAGCTGCGCATCCAGGCGGACCTGGCCCTGGGGCGGCACGGGGACGTGCTCCCGGAGTTGCGGGAGCTGACCGCCGCGCACCCGCTGAGGGAGCGGTTCTGGGCACAGCGGATGCTGGCGCTGTATCGGTCGGGGCGCCGGGGCGAGGCCCTCCAGTGCTATCGCACCGTCGGCGAGCTCCTCTCGGAGGAGCTGGGCATCGACCCCGGCGCGGAGCTGCGGGAGCTGCACCGGCGGCTGCTGGACGCCGACCCCGCGCTCGCCGGCTCGGATCCGTCCGGTGGCGGCGCGCCCATCCGCCCGGGGGCGGGCGACGGTGACGCGCGGCCGGCCGGCGACCTTCCCGCCGGGATGACGACGTTCGCCGGGCGCGAGCGGCAGCTCGCGGAGGCCCAGCGGCTGCTGGCGCAGGCGCGGGACCGGTTCCGGCGGGACGGCGAGGTCGGCGACGCCCACACGGCCACGACGATGCGGGCCATGGCCGCGGCCCTCCTCGGCGCCTGGGCCCACATGGCCGCCTTCGAGCACGGCGCCCACCCCGATGACGTCATCGGCCCGCCCCTGGGCGAGCACCCGATCAGCGGGGGGCCGCCGGCCGGGAACCAGTAA